From one Lotus japonicus ecotype B-129 chromosome 3, LjGifu_v1.2 genomic stretch:
- the LOC130748864 gene encoding VQ motif-containing protein 1 codes for MSSGVCSRGPVKVVIINTEYVETDATSFKSVVQKLTGKESDELTTTSGKAQRKRHNQSGVDQVPVVANSGLVGSPFCINDVSFKEFDFDRLLSQMPPMSDLWFD; via the coding sequence ATGTCGAGTGGTGTATGCAGTAGGGGGCCTGTGAAAGTTGTGATCATCAACACGGAATATGTAGAAACTGATGCAACAAGCTTCAAGTCTGTGGTGCAGAAACTGACTGGTAAAGAATCTGATGAATTAACAACAACATCTGgtaaagctcagaggaagaggCATAATCAAAGTGGGGTTGATCAGGTGCCTGTTGTAGCTAATAGTGGCCTTGTTGGAAGCCCGTTTTGCATTAATGATGTGTCGTTTAAAGAGTTTGATTTTGATAGGCTGCTCAGTCAGATGCCACCGATGAGCGACCTTTGGTTTGATTAA